One part of the Streptomyces nigra genome encodes these proteins:
- a CDS encoding universal stress protein — protein sequence MDGAGPVVVGVDGSPSSLAAVEAAAREARAHGVGLRVVHAFGRPPARIPVGGRLWEPSSAAGVPQLIDGTLGEAEQRARAIAPGAPVEHEVVVGDPVEVLEIESRTASLLVLGSRGQGRFGALRVGSTTGHLAAHASCPVLVMRDDPHPSGPVLLAVDGSPAARGAVEFAFAQASWHGRPLVAVHVWSTRTERAYASPADPPFVTYDEGRLHDEEERVLAEALGGLGDRYPDVPVERRLVRGRVRHTLIEAGADAGLLVVGARGRGGFAGLLLGSVSQAVLHHAPCPVAVVRARPV from the coding sequence ATGGACGGTGCCGGCCCGGTAGTGGTGGGCGTGGACGGCTCGCCGTCGAGCCTCGCGGCGGTGGAGGCCGCCGCCCGCGAGGCCCGCGCGCACGGGGTGGGCCTGCGCGTGGTGCACGCGTTCGGCCGGCCGCCCGCACGCATACCGGTCGGCGGCCGCCTCTGGGAGCCCTCCTCGGCGGCCGGGGTGCCCCAGCTCATCGACGGCACGCTCGGCGAGGCCGAACAGCGGGCCCGTGCCATCGCCCCCGGTGCCCCCGTGGAGCACGAGGTCGTCGTCGGCGACCCCGTGGAGGTGCTGGAGATCGAGTCGCGCACCGCGTCCCTGCTCGTCCTCGGCAGCCGGGGCCAGGGCCGCTTCGGCGCCCTGCGGGTGGGGTCCACGACCGGGCACCTCGCCGCGCACGCCTCCTGCCCGGTCCTGGTCATGCGCGACGATCCGCATCCGTCAGGGCCGGTCCTGCTCGCCGTCGACGGCTCGCCCGCCGCCCGGGGCGCCGTCGAGTTCGCCTTCGCGCAGGCCTCTTGGCACGGCAGGCCCCTGGTGGCAGTGCACGTGTGGAGCACCCGGACCGAGCGCGCCTACGCCTCACCGGCCGACCCGCCGTTCGTCACGTACGACGAGGGGCGGCTGCACGACGAGGAGGAGCGGGTGCTCGCCGAGGCCCTCGGCGGGCTCGGCGACCGGTACCCGGACGTGCCCGTCGAGCGCCGGCTGGTGCGCGGCAGGGTCCGGCACACCCTGATCGAGGCCGGCGCGGACGCCGGGCTCCTCGTGGTCGGCGCCCGCGGCCGGGGCGGG